The DNA window TTTATTAACGTCTTGATTTTCTAAAGCTTTTTGATAAGCAACAAGTTCTTTAAAATATCTTAGTTCAGTCTCTTTGAACTCACTTTTTTTTAATGATTGCGCATAAAGTGCTACTTCATATAGTTTTTGGCTATTTTCTTTTATTGTATTTTTAGCTTCTTGATTTTCAGGATCTTCCATTAGCTTATTAAATGCAATATTTGCTTCGTGTTTATTTGAAGCTTGAATAACTTTAGTTGTATAAAGACCAATAACTATACCAATTATAACGATTAAAGCTAAGATTATAATCATCTTATATTTTTTGTAAAATCTTTCAACTCTAACGAAGCTTTCTAGGAACTTTTCTTCACTGTTTAATTCTTCTTTTACATAGTCAACATTTTCTTTAAGACTCATTTAAAACCTTCATTTAAATTTAGGTTTAAATAATACAAAAAAAATTATAAAACCTTACTTTTATAAAAATTTTTATATAATCGTGTTCTTATTAAAGAATTAAGGTTGATTTATGAATAGGTTTATATTAATTTCATCGATTGTTTTATTACTATCTCAATCAATTTTCGCCAATGAAAAAAAAGAAGAAGAGAACAATCAAACAAGATTCGAGTCTCTATCAAAATTAACACAAGTTATTGGGACTGTTGAAAAGTATTATGTAGATGATATCAAATTACAAGAGATTGTTGACAAAGCATTAAAAGGTCTTATGCAAGAACTAGATGCTCACTCAACTTATTTAGACAGAAAATCATCAAAAGAGATGAGTATTCAAACTCAAGGTGAATTTGGTGGTCTTGGAATTACTGTTGGTATGAGAGATGGAGCTTTAACTGTTATTTCTCCAATTGATGATACTCCAGCATATACAGCAGGGGTAAAAGCAGGTGATATTATTTTAAAGATTGATGATAGTTCAACTTTAAATATGACACTAGATGAAGCAGTTTCTCTAATGAGAGGGAAACCTAAAACAGCAATTGATTTAACTGTAGTTAGAGAAGGTGAAAATAAACCGATTAAAATTAATATCATAAGAGATATTATTAAAATTCAATCAGTGTTTTCAAAAACTATTGATAATGAAGATTTATTATATGTAAGAATCTCAAGTTTCGATAGAAATGTAACTTCAAATTTAAGAAAAGCTATTAAAGATAACCCAAAAATTAAAGGTATTATCTTAGACTTAAGAAATAATCCAGGTGGTTTATTAACACAAGCAATTGGTGTTGTTGATTTATTTGTTGATGAAGGTATTATTGTTTCTCAAAAGGGAAGAAATAGTGCTGAAGAAGAGAAGTTTAATGCAACTATTGCTGAAACTATTACAGATGTTCCAGTTGTAGTTTTAGTTAATGGTGGTTCAGCTTCAGCTTCTGAGATTGTAAGTGGTGCTTTACAAGACCATAAAAGAGCTGTTATCATTGGAGAAAAAACTTTTGGTAAAGGTTCTGTTCAAGCTATTTTACCAATAACACAAGATAGAAGTGAAAATATAAAAATTACTATTGCAAAATATTATTTACCAAGTGGTAGAACTATTCAAGCAACTGGGATTACTCCTGATGTGA is part of the Arcobacter sp. CECT 8983 genome and encodes:
- a CDS encoding tetratricopeptide repeat protein; the encoded protein is MSLKENVDYVKEELNSEEKFLESFVRVERFYKKYKMIIILALIVIIGIVIGLYTTKVIQASNKHEANIAFNKLMEDPENQEAKNTIKENSQKLYEVALYAQSLKKSEFKETELRYFKELVAYQKALENQDVNKLNEVSMEKDFLLKEFAIFNKALIQAKEGKYEDAKATLKLIPADSQVNNLVAALKHYLVTK
- a CDS encoding S41 family peptidase is translated as MNRFILISSIVLLLSQSIFANEKKEEENNQTRFESLSKLTQVIGTVEKYYVDDIKLQEIVDKALKGLMQELDAHSTYLDRKSSKEMSIQTQGEFGGLGITVGMRDGALTVISPIDDTPAYTAGVKAGDIILKIDDSSTLNMTLDEAVSLMRGKPKTAIDLTVVREGENKPIKINIIRDIIKIQSVFSKTIDNEDLLYVRISSFDRNVTSNLRKAIKDNPKIKGIILDLRNNPGGLLTQAIGVVDLFVDEGIIVSQKGRNSAEEEKFNATIAETITDVPVVVLVNGGSASASEIVSGALQDHKRAVIIGEKTFGKGSVQAILPITQDRSENIKITIAKYYLPSGRTIQATGITPDVISHEGEVVAEKNAEFKLKEADLKKHLEVELNKDNGVKKDKENKEDKKTLTKDDISKDNQLNTSIGILKSLIIMK